Genomic DNA from Shouchella patagoniensis:
GGCTATGCAAGGGGCTATGCGACGCTTGCGTTCCAACAATTATTGTCAGAACGTTTAGATATTAGTCAACAAGATGTGTTTGATCAGATTCCAATGATGATGATTGGCAAGACAGGCGGTCTCATGACACCCCATTTCACATTGTTCATTAAACAGCAAAGCGAAAAGGTAAGAACGGGAGAAAAGCGGTTTAGTTTTGGTGTTGCTTCAACACGTGTACTGAAAAAAGAAGAGATTGGGACGCTTGCTCAGGTCAACCTTGTGAGTGAGGCTGTCAAAGAAGCGATGAACGAAGCGGGCATCAAATCGATCGAGGACGTTAAGTGTGTGGAAGTGAAGTGTCCTTGGGGCGTTGCTGGAAGCCTTTCAAAAGCAGCGTCTGCACTTGGTTCAGCAGTTGCTCTTGAAGAAGTGAATCGTGCTTTGTTAACGGAAGCTAGTTTAAACAAAGATCATTCCTTGTTTTCGTCCAAAACGAGCGTATCTGCTGGGCAGGAACAAGTCGCAGCTCGCATTATTGTTATGGGGAACTCAACAGAATCCGTTAGCGATTTGAAGATAGGTGCAGGTGTAATGGCGGATGCTCTCGATTTGATTGGTCTCCAAGGCGCATTTAATGATATTGGGATACAGGTAGATGGGTTTTTGACGCCAAACCAGAAGGAACAAATTGTACAAGTTTTTGTTAATGCAGGAGCAGATGCATT
This window encodes:
- a CDS encoding ring-opening amidohydrolase is translated as MDYQLIRCDMEHPGDVSALAAMLENDEVKAQDIQAIIAQTEGDGYARGYATLAFQQLLSERLDISQQDVFDQIPMMMIGKTGGLMTPHFTLFIKQQSEKVRTGEKRFSFGVASTRVLKKEEIGTLAQVNLVSEAVKEAMNEAGIKSIEDVKCVEVKCPWGVAGSLSKAASALGSAVALEEVNRALLTEASLNKDHSLFSSKTSVSAGQEQVAARIIVMGNSTESVSDLKIGAGVMADALDLIGLQGAFNDIGIQVDGFLTPNQKEQIVQVFVNAGADALPDVRGKRHTMHTDALSMHAGILAKAVANAVVGSYVGETRILCSAGSEHQGPQGANLVAPILRVEGRVLND